In the genome of Euwallacea fornicatus isolate EFF26 chromosome 21, ASM4011564v1, whole genome shotgun sequence, the window TGCATCGCGAAGAACAGGCTTCCTAGAAATGCCAAAGAGTGGGCCACGAAGAACGCAAAATTGTCTGGAAGTTCGCTATAATTTCCTCCTAAATTCGTGAAAATTGCAGGAAAATTTATAAGCATTATTAGAAGAACTGACTTAGTAAATTGATTCTAAATAGGAGCATCATGTTAAAAGCGTCCCCGCTCCAGAAAATGATCCAGATATAAAACGATCCATGGATGAACGTGTTTTTTGAGCGAAGGAGTGGTACTCCAGCCAGGTAAAGGGCGATTTTGAATGTCAAGTTGTTGACCGGTTGACCCATTTCACGGAGCTCTTTTCGTGAATAGCTATTGCAAAACCTTTTCTTTATCTTTTCCAAATGGACTAGGATTAGCAAACAATTTTGTCGTGAAATTTATCTAGCTATAAATATAtagtaaagttttattaacaaacGAAATTACCTCCAAAGGAGTATAATAGCAAAAGTTACTTTTTATTGTCCATGGGGAATAATTATAGGATATCGTATTCTCGAGTGTTCACCATTTAAATATAGGAACGTGTTTGAGCAACTCATAAAGAAGGGTCTTGTGGACATAAAGGTTCTCTGGCAAATAGAAGCTTTTCGTCACTCTACACTCgaataaatgtttgaaaaattattttcgtctAATcttgaacattaaaaaacttcatttCATTATGTAAAACTCCCTGTATTTtaggttttattttaatttgctaaTCATTAAAGTTGATTTACTCAGGGCAATCACTATACCGATCTTTCTTAGTTTTCGAGTAATATTTTACGccattttcctaatttttcaatagGAGTGTTCGATATGATCCACCTCAAGCTTCCAAAAAATTGTTCCCTAATGGATACGTTATAAACGTATCAACGGAAATACATTTTACTATAGCTATCTTTATcagttttcaacattttgaacCTTTACGAAACAAAGTTTGCGAACGACCTTTTTTTTACAACAATCATGGAATACATAGGTAAAACATGTTTTCTCAGTCTTCAATTTTTGCTGTTCATTTTCCGCAACATTTACATTAACCAAACAAATTTATCTGATTCTCAATAGATCGCGCCACTTTCAACTTAAAAATCGCATTCGCCATTTCTTGTCAAGAAACTTTAGTGGCTagctaaaattttttgataataaatggctcaaaaactgaaagttGCACTTAAGTGTTGATACACATCAGGCTTTGGTATCCTTGTGTatcttccagaaaaaaattttaaaaaaattgtgtaacCTTATTTTGCCCGACAGTTCAAttcttattaaataataaactttcgtgttattgttttctttttgccCGCAACCATGaattattaaagtttcaaaCTTTTCTATCAAACATTATGTATTTTCTTTCCAAAGGTTACGATGCCTCAAGTCAACAACAACCTGCTACTCAAAATCGCTCTGTGTCTCGTAGGGCTCCGTTTCTTTGACCCTAGAAACCGCACCTCAAAATGGTTATTTTACGTGTGGATGTGCCTATGGGGTGGTAACACCCTCAACATTGCCATACGTTTCGTCGAGAACCTCTTAAGTATTATTCACATTATGTAATAATCACCTCTGCAGGCGGAGAGTTTTTTCCAGGAAAGAACTTTAGCGATATTCCAGAGAACTTTGCCTACCTCGTGGGGCATGCTGGATGTCAATTTGGATGTTTCCTCTTTGGCCTGCACAACAAAGAATGGAATCGATTATTTGAATTCTTATTGGGGTCTTaccaaaaatttggaaaatcttCGCACTTCGACAGAGTTAAATCTTTTGGAGATTTAATGGGCAAAGGTTTATTGATCTACATTAGTTGCGGCCTTGTCGTTTACACCACTGTAGTAATTCTCGATGAAGACGAATGTGAAAAGGTGAGTCATTTTTCTTTGTCTCTGTGGACgagtttgattttttgttcatAATAATATAGCAAAACAAAGGAGCTAAAATGTGTGGGGTTCTAAACCCTACATGGCTGCCTTCACATATCCACCTCACAGGTCTAGAAAAGCGCTTGATCTTGGTCTATCAAATGGTAGCGACATATCTTATGACAGGTTTAGTGTTTGTTACGTTCATGACTTTTCATGCAAGTTTACTAATTGGGGATAGAGCCAGTGATCTTTGCACtctttttgggaaaatatgTCTCATCTCTGGTCAGAAAATCCAGTTCCAGGCCTTTACTAATTGGGTAAATTACCATGAAGACACCATTAGGTTAGttcaataaagttttaaaataatgtttagcGTTTATGCACGAATAggtacaatgaatatgaaatgAATAATAGAGTTGCTAAATggatattttgaaacaaatttgctttataatctccatatttcaattatttgcgtgcaaatttcatttttgtaattttattacttaatattCATTGGACCTGCTTCTGCATGAAAGCTGCAACTTCCGAATTTGAACTatttctctctctccctcttcTCTTCGCTCTATGACACTCTAGAAGGGGTAACATATTATTacggagatatttcagggggcgACAGAacacaacaaaataattaaacaaaaattctacaaaaacATGAGTAAAAATTCaccatttttcataatatataGACAGTGAAAAagttcacattttttcttatattttgcgtcttttttactttttgaaaatgcgaaattttaaaaataaaaagattaaatgACTGAAGCTCGCCAATGACATCCTATATTACTGGAATGTGTAAACTGAACATTCTTAATTATTGTAGCATCGATAGATATTTTGGTTAATTCTACGAAAACGGTGAAAGATACAAAAATACTGTAAGAGACCAAAGAGCTAAACAATTGaagaaggaatttaaatttattatcagaAATTACtcacacacaaaaaaaaatccaaagacTAAATTAATGCgtgacctaaaaaaaaaacatccggTATATAGCTACCGACGATTTGGTATTTTCTTGCAGAGGGTCTTAACGAACATAGGTGcatgaaatttcaaacattttactGAAAAGATACCTAAGGAAAACgcagaaaatttgaaactttgtcaTCCTGTATATGAAGAATGGTGCGTTTTCGCCCAAGgatctattagcatttttttattatttcacaaaGTCCTAtcacgccctgtataaaacatCATTTCAGGTTATGCTTCATGCTAAATaaagtttacaaaaaaaccATTGGACATCTGTCCTTGTTAGTGGGAGTGACTTTAGCTTTTCTAGGATATCAGTTTATCAGGGATGGGAGCCTCAAAAGCTTGATTTATATTTCCGGATACACCTTGTTGATATCTGTTTGTTGTTATTCTGGACAGCTCTTGGAAGACAAGGTCAGTACAGGATTTAACTTCATCAAATGTGCAATTCCAACTTGGTTCCTAGATGATGAAGGTGGGAAGGTCCGTGTATTTAAGCAAGTGGTACCTCACTCGCCAGGAAATTAGAGAGTGGATTCCTTTAATTATCCTCAGAAGTCAGCAGAGTGTGGCCTTAGACGCTTTGCCTTTAGGCAGCGCTAATAATGCCCTCCTTCTTACAGTGAGTATTATGGTACCCGAGGACTTGAAAAAATAGTGAGGTTTTCAGGTGGCTAAAACTACTTACACTTATCTAGCTCTGTTGCAACAAACCATGGAAAGATaagttttattgcaataatGTATAGCGCAAAGTTAATCGTTTTAAGAGAATAAATTTGGCCAAGTTTAGAAAACGTTATAATCCGTCTTGAGGAAAGTTATGGAATAGTCAAACAGTTTGTTGATTGTTAAAGAGATTGGAGTTTCTAAGCGGGatgataaactttttaaaccctcaaaaaaggaaaaaaatgaagagtTATGGATTAATTTATGTTGGTCGGTGTAGCAACTCTTGCTATTGCAATTTTGGGTGGTTTGAGCATTGTGAGGTGGAGAACTTACGACTTAGGCCACTGAGCAAATAGTAATTTGgctacagtttt includes:
- the LOC136345710 gene encoding odorant receptor 67c-like codes for the protein MPQVNNNLLLKIALCLVGLRFFDPRNRTSKWLFYVWMCLWGGNTLNIAIRFVENLLRKNFSDIPENFAYLVGHAGCQFGCFLFGLHNKEWNRLFEFLLGSYQKFGKSSHFDRVKSFGDLMGKGLLIYISCGLVVYTTVVILDEDECEKQNKGAKMCGVLNPTWLPSHIHLTGLEKRLILVYQMVATYLMTGLVFVTFMTFHASLLIGDRASDLCTLFGKICLISGQKIQFQAFTNWVNYHEDTIRLCFMLNKVYKKTIGHLSLLVGVTLAFLGYQFIRDGSLKSLIYISGYTLLISVCCYSGQLLEDKMMKVGRSVYLSKWYLTRQEIREWIPLIILRSQQSVALDALPLGSANNALLLTVAKTTYTYLALLQQTMER